One window of the Corvus moneduloides isolate bCorMon1 chromosome 10, bCorMon1.pri, whole genome shotgun sequence genome contains the following:
- the CCDC50 gene encoding coiled-coil domain-containing protein 50 isoform X1: MAGIGIDHSKLPGVKEVCRDFAILEDHTLAHNLQEQEIEHHLATNVQRNRLVQHDLQMAKQLQEEEDKKARAQIQKHQKDLERQDCEIAQEIQVKLAFEAEERRRQEEKDEDIARLLQQKELQEEKKRKKHYPESQGHTGYEESYYAENGEHPWGDPREQISEPPRAHGHGRCRHQQREHRGPPSPLPSGAPKHGHSTSEGRLRSPQLREASNGHQQERKTTSQGRSRRHASLDLEREIEHCAYDDSNSWELRERRTAGREKERRPLSLDLESEHGLAEEARHSRKPPRQDREKHLPLLEMELEAEQETWHRGGRQHPEKQKSRHQGHSSHKMARDEKLYDAESRDDRRRGETRAYKRAGHRRHSPSPHAVSQGKVGDCQRDSGANLRGVKQAMYDGPRMEQELSDAEIARKLQEEELLANEADQKAAQVAQDEEIARLLMAEEKKALRKGKEREKSSFEKRRHDQDWKPDAGESTRSRSREGPETQRHRSDRSSRSQPLLDDFEHSRYYTSQPSPLRQIPKPEHSPKGSRRKQ, from the exons TTGAGCATCACTTGGCCACAAACGTTCAGCGTAATCGTCTGGTGCAACATGACTTGCAGATGGCCAAGCAactgcaggaagaggaggataaGAAAGCCCGTGCTCAAATCCAGAAACACCAAAAAGACTT GGAACGACAGGACTGCGAGATTGCTCAGGAAATCCAAGTGAAGCTCGCGTTTGAAGCGGAGGAGCGCCGcaggcaagaggaaaaagacGAG GATATTGCCCGTCTCCTACAACAGAAAgaactgcaggaagaaaaaaagcgCAAGAAGCACTACCCAGAGTCCCAGGGACACACAGGCTATGAAGAGAGCTattatgcagaaaatggag AGCACCCCTGGGGTGACCCCAGAGAGCAGATTTCTGAACCTCCCAGAGCACACGGTCATGGCAGGTGCAGGCACCAGCAGAGAGAGCACCGAGGACCCCCCTCACCTTTGCCCAGTGGTGCCCCCAAACATGGGCACTCCACCTCAGAGGGCCGTCTGAGGTCTCCTCAACTGAGAGAGGCCAGCAATGGCCATCAGCAGGAGCGGAAGACAACCAGCCAGGGAAGGTCCAGGAGACATGCCAGCCTTGACCTGGAAAGAGAGATTGAGCACTGTGCCTATGATGACAGCAATAGCTGGGAGCTGCGGGAGAGGAGGACAGctggcagggagaaggagaggagaccTCTGAGTCTTGACCTGGAGTCAGAGCATGGACTCGCAGAGGAAGCACGGCACAGCAGAAAGCCACCAAGGcaagacagagaaaagcacCTTCCCCTTCTCGAGATGGAACTGGAGGCGGAGCAGGAGACCTGGCATCGGGGTGGCAGGCAGCAccctgagaaacagaaatctcGCCATCAGGGCCATTCGTCACACAAGATGGCACGTGACGAGAAGCTCTATGATGCTGAATCTAGAGATGACCGTAGGAGGGGTGAGACAAGAGCCTACAAAAGGGCAGGACACAGGAGACACTCCCCCTCCCCTCATGCTGTGAGCCAGGGGAAGGTTGGAGACTGCCAGCGGGATTCAG GCGCTAATTTGAGGGGGGTGAAACAAGCCATGTATGATGGACCCCGGATGGAACAGGAGTTGTCTGATGCAGAGATTGCTCggaagctgcaggaggaggagctcCTG gCTAATGAGGCAGATCAGAAGGCAGCTCAAGTAGCACAGGATGAG GAAATTGCTCGGCTCTTGATGGCTGAGGAGAAAAAGGCtttaagaaaagggaaagaaagagaaaagtcttCCTTTGAAAAGAGGAGGCATGATCAAGATTGGAAG CCTGATGCAGGCGAGTCCACGCGCTCAAGGTCAAGAGAGGGGCCTGAAACTCAGCGACACAGAAGTGACAGGTCTTCAAG GTCACAGCCTCTCCTCGATGACTTTGAGCACTCTCGGTATTACAcgagccagcccagccccttgCGCCAGATCCCCAAACCTGAGCACTCTCCTAAAG gtTCCCGTAGGAAGCAGTAA